The DNA window AACATTGGCTACATGGGCTTTTGTATCATGAAATAGCCTTTGATAATCATTATTTAAAGCTATTTGGTAATCATTTTTAAGCTGATATTGGTAAGCTCCCCAAACTCCCACTGCTAAAAGTGCTATTGCTAATATAGCAGAAGTTATTCCTTTTCTATTCATTCATATCACCTCCCTAGTTTCCGAACCAGTGTTTACCTATTTTTATAACCACCTGTCTAGACCATATCCATGTACTAGTAGCTGTTGCAGGATTCCAGTAATACCTACATCCATAGGTTGGATCCCACCCATTTATTGCATCTCTTGCAGCTCGTATTGATTCTTCATCTGGCTCTAGATTTATCTGCCCATCGTCTACTGCCGTAAAGGCTAAGGGTTGATATATTACCCCTGCTATTGTACTAGGAAATGAAGGGTGTCTTGTTCTATTGAGTATGACTGCTCCTACAGCAACTTTTCCTATATAAGGCTCACCCCTTGCTTCTGCATGTATTGCCTTTGCTAATAAATACACGTCTCCTTCCCTGCTAAGTCCTGTACCAGTTTCGGCAGCTGGGCCAGCAAGGGAAATCCCTATTGCTGATGCTGTAGCTGGTCCTACTACCCCATCTTCATTTAAGCCATTAGCTCTTTGAAACCTTCTTACGGCCCTATATGTATCAGCTCCATATATGCCATCAACATCACCTACAAGATATCCCCATTGAGAAAGTCTGGATTGAACTTGCCTTACGTCTTCTCCTTCTGACCCCCAATATAGAATTCTTTCCTGTAACATTGCTTGCTCCTTTGCCTGCACTGAATGTATATTTTCGTTTATGTAAAAGGTGCCTGCAGTAAATGTTACTATTATTAAGATGCTTAAGATTAAAACTATCTTCTTCAAGTTTTTCCTCCCCTCCTATGTTGTGTATAATAAATTCGGATTGGTCTTATTTTCTGTAAAAATATCTATATTTATACAAACATTTTAAAACTGCTTGGAAATACAAAAAACCAGAGGGTCATTTCTTAACGTCCCTCTGGTTTTTATGCAGCTTCGACTAATGTCTGCCAGCTACAAAAATCTTTGCAAGTTGAATTCTTCCTTTTTCAAATAGCTCTAGTACCTTTGATTTTAAAATTATTGGCATTTCCTCTTTGTCTTTTGCACTTATTATCATATTGAATTCTTCTTCTGTTAAAACCTTTCTTAACTCGTCCTTTGTTTTGTTATCTGTTAATCCATTTGTTATATCTATGAAGCATAATGGCGGAAACATTACACACCACCAGTTTTGTCCCTTGCCCTCTCCTATGACTACTCTCAGGGCCTCATATTCTCCTGCGGGTAATGTAAATCCTCCGTAGGATTTTGTTGGGAAATTTTGATTATCCAATGAAACTGATACCTGATATTCCTTTCCGTCCAATTTTATTTCTTCTAGGGCTGTTTTCTTTATTTCTTCAATATTGCTTTTCACTATTTCTCTAGTTTCATCGATTGAATTTGAATCCTTTAGCTTATCATTCATATTATCTATTATTTTGTCTCTGACTTTTAGCTTTAATTCTTGATCCTCTGGCGAATCACTATTTGCTAGTACATGTAGTCTTATGAGCTTATTCTTATATGCCTCGCTACTAATGCTTGAACTAAATATGTAATTTAAAAATACTGCTGATATTACAATTACAATACTAGTAAGTAATATCCACTTTCTATTTTTCATTAATCTCATTTTCTCCTCTCCCCCGCCTATAATTTTTAATTCTAAATACGAGATCCTTCGCTTATACTGCCCATCTCGGGATGACAAAAGAAAGTTGTCATTCTGAGAATCTCGTTTTTCGTTCTTAATTCTTTTCCCTTTATAACTAAGTATTAGCAATTATTGATTATTTTAAACATAATTTACTTAGTCATTCCAATTCTTCTTAATCTTGCATCTACATTTATTTCGAATTCTATGTCTGGAAATATATCTTCCCAATCATCCTTTATATCATCCCATAATTTAGGATTATATTTGCTAATATTCCTTCCTAAGCCTAAAGCATCTACCTTAAACTCTTTTTGCAATTTATTAAATGTAGCTCGTATTTGCTTGCTCAGTGTGTCTTCCAG is part of the Proteiniborus sp. MB09-C3 genome and encodes:
- the sleB gene encoding spore cortex-lytic enzyme; this encodes MKKIVLILSILIIVTFTAGTFYINENIHSVQAKEQAMLQERILYWGSEGEDVRQVQSRLSQWGYLVGDVDGIYGADTYRAVRRFQRANGLNEDGVVGPATASAIGISLAGPAAETGTGLSREGDVYLLAKAIHAEARGEPYIGKVAVGAVILNRTRHPSFPSTIAGVIYQPLAFTAVDDGQINLEPDEESIRAARDAINGWDPTYGCRYYWNPATATSTWIWSRQVVIKIGKHWFGN
- the spoIIR gene encoding stage II sporulation protein R, with product MRLMKNRKWILLTSIVIVISAVFLNYIFSSSISSEAYKNKLIRLHVLANSDSPEDQELKLKVRDKIIDNMNDKLKDSNSIDETREIVKSNIEEIKKTALEEIKLDGKEYQVSVSLDNQNFPTKSYGGFTLPAGEYEALRVVIGEGKGQNWWCVMFPPLCFIDITNGLTDNKTKDELRKVLTEEEFNMIISAKDKEEMPIILKSKVLELFEKGRIQLAKIFVAGRH